Proteins from one Cherax quadricarinatus isolate ZL_2023a unplaced genomic scaffold, ASM3850222v1 Contig2823, whole genome shotgun sequence genomic window:
- the LOC128704734 gene encoding golgin subfamily A member 6-like protein 7, translating to MSADNKEDVNMNENDSSKKMSQQTAEKGERQWFSWVSLVALLAVTVALMVTVHRLNTLLGKERHLHQQHLQELEAEASAAKMQQTVAASEKYEAISKLTELETKLTELETKLTHLEELELKLKKAQKLTEMAESAQAACRETLSRQEVTRNTQNQKITQYQERISGLEDEVLRVSSELQAHSSASQDLAAEVEVLLLQMKENNQRTAQKEEQLTQLQEQVNAQRNTNQDLMEALKKAEAEVASSQGHLLEVQQRLQDADSKISQQEKSLKDLRQEAKLKEELLKEGLQEATRKEEQMKEAQQEATKKDEQLKEAQQEATKNKEQLKEAQQEATKNKEQLKEAQQEATKNKEQLKEAQQEATKNKEQLKEAQQEATKNKEQLKEAQQDATKNKEQLKEAQQDATKNKEQLKEAQQEAMKIKEQLKEAQQEAMKIKEQLKEAQQEIRQRDQQLQQETALKEQQLQQVNREIESLKETLQQRDTTVLDMQVRERERERERERERERERERERERERKR from the exons ATGAGCGCTGACAACAAGGAAGACGTGAATATGAACGAAAATGACAGCAGTAAGAAAATGAGCCAGCAGACAGCAGAAAAAG GAGAGAGACAATGGTTCTCGTGGGTGTCACTGGTGGCACTGCTGGCAGTGACTGTGGCACTGATGGTCACTGTCCACCGTCTCAACACTCTGCTGGGGAAGGAGAGGCACTTGCACCAGCAACACTTGCAGGAACT AGAGGCTGAGGCATCTGCTGCCAAGATGCAgcagactgttgctgctagtgagAAGTACGAGGCTATCAGTAAGCTCACTGAGCTGGAGACTAAGCTCACTGAGCTGGAGACTAAGCTCACTCACCTTGAAGAACTGGAGTTGAAGCTCAAGAAAGCTCAG aaactaaCAGAGATGGCAGAGTCAGCTCAGGCAGCGTGTAGGGAGACATTATCCAGACAAGAAGTGACTAGGAACACCCAGAACCAGAAGATAACACAGTACCAG GAGAGGATAAGTGgcttggaagatgaagtgttgaGAGTGTCTTCAGAGCTCCAAGCTCACTCAAGTGCCAGCCAGGATCTGGCAGCTGAAGTGGAGGTCCTCTTG CTGCAGATGAAGGAGAATAACCAGAGAACAGCACAGAAGGAAGAACAACTGACACAGCTGCAAGAACAAGTGAACGCCCAGAGGAACACCAACCAGGAcctgatg GAGGCGCTGAAGAAAGCTGAGGCGGAGGTTGCAAGCAGCCAGGGTCACCTGCTGGAGGTGCAACAGCGTCTGCAAGATGCagactccaagatctcccagcaGGAG AAGAGCTTGAAGGATCTCCGCCAGGAGGCGAAGCTGAAGGAGGAACTGCTGAAGGAGGGGCTGCAGGAGGCCACGAGGAAGGAAGAGCAGATGAAGGAGGCTCAGCAGGAGGCGACAAAGAAGGATGAACAGCTAAAGGAGGCACAACAGGAGGCCACGAAGAACAAAGAACAGCTGAAGGAGGCACAACAGGAGGCCACGAAGAACAAAGAACAGCTGAAAGAGGCACAACAGGAGGCCACGAAGAACAAAGAACAGCTGAAGGAGGCACAACAGGAGGCCACGAAGAACAAAGAACAGCTGAAAGAGGCACAACAGGAGGCCACGAAGAACAAAGAACAGCTGAAGGAGGCACAACAGGATGCCACGAAGAACAAAGAACAGCTGAAGGAGGCACAACAGGATGCCACGAAGAACAAAGAACAACTGAAGGAGGCACAACAGGAGGCCATGAAGATCAAAGAACAGCTGAAGGAGGCGCAGCAGGAGGCCATGAAGATCAAAGAACAGCTGAAGGAGGCACAACAGGAGATCAGGCAGAGGgaccagcagctgcaacaggaGACGGCACTAAAGGAACAACAGTTACAACAGGTCAACAGAGAAATCGAGAGCTTAAAAGAAACGCTTCAGCAACGGGACACAACAGTACTGGAtatgcaggtgagagagagagagagagagagagagagagagagagagagagagagagagagagagagagagagagagagagaaagaaagaggtaG